One stretch of Weissella koreensis KACC 15510 DNA includes these proteins:
- a CDS encoding B3/B4 domain-containing protein, with the protein MQPLVIDNEFFDIFPEANIFALVVKGIDNHASDEREEHNQQLLDEAMKMSKSFLTEEDFKDNQVIQEWRQAFTSFKKKKGARSSIEALLKRVNQGKQLTPINPLVDIYNSVSLEYGVPCGGEDLHAVQVPMHLGLAKGGEDFIPVGADESEPALPEELIYYDSEGAICRSLNWRDAQRTMLTEDTQDAILIIEGITEQQKERGAKAILELQNRIENELGVKGETFTITANQ; encoded by the coding sequence ATGCAACCATTAGTTATTGATAATGAATTTTTTGATATTTTCCCCGAGGCAAATATTTTTGCTTTAGTAGTAAAGGGAATCGACAATCACGCATCTGACGAACGTGAGGAACATAACCAACAATTATTAGATGAAGCGATGAAGATGTCAAAATCTTTTTTAACTGAAGAAGACTTTAAAGATAATCAAGTGATTCAAGAATGGCGACAAGCATTTACTAGCTTTAAAAAGAAGAAGGGGGCACGTTCGTCCATTGAAGCTTTATTAAAACGTGTAAATCAAGGGAAACAATTGACTCCAATTAATCCATTAGTTGATATTTATAATAGTGTTTCATTAGAATATGGGGTGCCATGTGGTGGCGAAGATTTGCACGCAGTTCAAGTTCCTATGCATCTTGGATTAGCTAAAGGTGGCGAAGATTTTATTCCTGTTGGAGCGGATGAATCAGAACCAGCGTTACCTGAAGAATTGATTTATTATGATTCTGAAGGAGCAATTTGTCGTTCGCTAAACTGGCGTGATGCACAACGGACCATGTTAACTGAAGATACTCAAGATGCTATTTTAATTATTGAAGGTATTACGGAGCAACAAAAAGAACGTGGAGCAAAAGCAATTCTAGAATTACAAAATCGAATTGAAAATGAATTAGGTGTTAAGGGTGAAACATTTACGATTACGGCTAATCAATAA
- a CDS encoding GNAT family N-acetyltransferase: protein MAMIYLRKATLADLDQIDYLIKDAKKLLAADGIPQWQGDYPQKTDILADLEQGMTYLLIVDQQILGTATLMTIPEPNYQNIYHGGWRTSDQHYATIHRIAIKSDQTGQHLSDFIFSNLLSEAIQLGFKEIRIDTHRQNLRMQHVLEKIGFEYRGIVYMDSNPADRRNAYQLFLDKKIDYLSK, encoded by the coding sequence ATGGCAATGATTTATTTAAGAAAAGCCACTTTAGCTGATTTAGATCAAATTGATTATCTAATTAAAGATGCTAAAAAATTACTGGCTGCGGATGGAATCCCTCAATGGCAAGGGGATTATCCACAAAAAACGGATATATTGGCTGACTTAGAACAAGGAATGACCTATTTATTGATTGTTGACCAACAAATTTTGGGAACAGCCACGCTTATGACGATACCGGAACCTAATTATCAAAATATTTATCACGGTGGTTGGCGAACATCTGACCAACATTATGCTACAATTCATCGGATTGCTATTAAAAGTGACCAAACTGGACAACATCTAAGTGATTTCATATTTAGTAATTTACTTAGTGAGGCAATACAATTAGGATTTAAAGAAATTAGAATTGATACGCATCGTCAGAATTTAAGAATGCAACATGTTCTAGAAAAAATAGGTTTTGAATATAGAGGTATTGTATATATGGATTCGAATCCTGCGGATAGAAGAAATGCATATCAATTATTTTTAGATAAAAAAATTGATTATTTAAGTAAATAA
- a CDS encoding GNAT family N-acetyltransferase, giving the protein MRIVPIEEKDWPVWQTIYEEAFPLSERIDFDELVQLSKDNPKINLSKLMELDQIVGLLCHVDLPDQKGFILYFATHAKQRGMGLGSKALVAMKELYPNGFILESEQIGTQAGNEEQRQSRFKFYDRNGVKASDMLSHNMSGDFHLMRSTETITSQDYLKAINMFGIPAEISQI; this is encoded by the coding sequence ATGCGGATTGTACCGATTGAAGAAAAAGATTGGCCAGTATGGCAAACGATTTATGAAGAGGCATTCCCACTTTCAGAACGCATCGATTTTGATGAATTAGTGCAATTATCAAAAGATAATCCGAAGATTAATTTATCAAAATTAATGGAATTGGATCAAATAGTTGGCCTATTGTGCCACGTTGATTTACCTGATCAAAAAGGATTTATTCTATATTTTGCAACTCATGCAAAGCAAAGAGGAATGGGTCTTGGCAGTAAAGCATTGGTTGCGATGAAAGAATTATATCCAAATGGGTTTATTTTGGAGAGTGAACAGATAGGGACGCAGGCTGGTAATGAGGAACAACGTCAATCTCGTTTCAAATTCTATGATCGTAATGGGGTGAAAGCTTCTGATATGCTTTCTCATAATATGTCTGGCGATTTTCACTTGATGCGCTCAACTGAAACAATCACTAGTCAGGATTACTTGAAAGCAATTAATATGTTTGGGATTCCGGCTGAAATAAGCCAAATTTAG
- a CDS encoding MarR family winged helix-turn-helix transcriptional regulator produces MSRRWLHLDQTFLRRIGTIARALDSISNIEFKEIDLARGQYLYLSRITENPGITQMQLSELLCVDKTTTNRAINRLVEREIIVKQTDPINRKNQRLYSSKKGQILYETLSRESDYSTQVALQGLKPDEVEQINVLLDKVTQNVVQDWKSVKKGKVRLY; encoded by the coding sequence ATGAGTAGGAGGTGGTTACATTTGGATCAAACATTTTTAAGACGGATTGGTACAATTGCTCGGGCGCTAGATTCAATCAGTAATATTGAATTTAAAGAAATTGACTTAGCCCGAGGACAATATCTATATTTGAGCCGAATTACGGAAAATCCTGGGATTACCCAGATGCAGTTGTCAGAATTGCTGTGTGTAGATAAAACAACCACTAATCGTGCAATTAATCGTTTAGTAGAACGAGAAATTATTGTGAAACAGACCGATCCAATCAATCGTAAAAACCAACGGCTTTATAGTTCAAAAAAAGGGCAGATATTGTATGAAACGTTGAGTCGTGAGAGCGATTATTCAACTCAAGTGGCCCTTCAAGGCTTAAAACCAGATGAGGTTGAGCAAATAAATGTTTTATTGGATAAAGTCACACAAAATGTGGTGCAGGATTGGAAAAGTGTAAAAAAAGGAAAAGTAAGATTGTATTGA
- the rny gene encoding ribonuclease Y, producing MNITMIILTALVAIVIGYAFGHVFTRTKIENSLKQTRQTAEDITNQAQVEAKALKQSAIVEARDESQQYQAKIEGELQERRQAVLAQEERLVSRESVLDRKDASLQKREESISEKENKLDQQRQSVKDKQNYAEQLVEDREAKLVEVAEMDRTDAKGLILTETKEALVSERAKLIKESEQEAVIEADKKAKSLVVQAIQRSAADMVAESTVSVVALPNDDMKGRIIGREGRNIRAIETLTGIDLIIDDTPEAVVLSGYDPVRREIAKRALEALISDGRIHPARIEEMVEKARKEMDEHIREVGEQTVFDLGLHNIHPDLIKIIGRMNYRTSYGQNVLVHSIEVAKLTGLLAAELGEDITLAKRAGLLHDIGKAIDHEVDGSHVELGVELTTKYHERPTVVNAIASHHGDVEPESIIAVLVAASDSISAARPGARSESLENYVQRLQQLEGIANGFNGVQKTFAIQAGREIRVMVEPAAISDVEATVLARDIKNQIEHDLDYPGHIKVTVIRESRAIEYAK from the coding sequence ATGAACATCACTATGATCATCCTGACAGCGCTTGTCGCAATCGTAATTGGGTATGCTTTTGGACATGTTTTCACTCGAACTAAGATTGAAAACAGTTTGAAGCAAACCCGACAAACTGCAGAAGATATCACGAATCAAGCACAAGTTGAAGCAAAGGCCTTAAAACAAAGTGCCATTGTTGAAGCACGTGATGAAAGCCAACAATACCAAGCTAAAATCGAGGGAGAATTACAGGAACGACGTCAAGCCGTTTTGGCCCAAGAGGAACGTTTGGTAAGTCGTGAATCTGTCTTAGATCGGAAAGATGCTTCTCTTCAAAAAAGAGAAGAATCAATTTCTGAGAAAGAGAATAAACTTGATCAACAACGCCAAAGTGTGAAGGATAAGCAAAATTATGCGGAACAATTGGTGGAAGATCGTGAAGCAAAGCTAGTAGAAGTGGCCGAAATGGATCGCACGGATGCTAAAGGTTTGATTTTAACAGAAACAAAGGAAGCTTTGGTTTCTGAACGAGCTAAGTTGATTAAGGAAAGTGAACAGGAAGCCGTAATTGAAGCTGATAAAAAGGCTAAAAGTTTGGTTGTTCAAGCTATTCAACGTTCAGCAGCTGATATGGTTGCTGAATCAACAGTCTCAGTTGTTGCACTTCCAAATGATGATATGAAAGGTCGTATCATTGGACGAGAAGGCCGTAATATTAGAGCAATTGAAACCCTAACTGGAATTGATTTGATTATTGATGATACTCCAGAAGCGGTTGTGTTGAGTGGTTATGATCCTGTTCGTCGTGAAATTGCTAAGAGAGCTTTGGAAGCTTTGATTTCTGATGGTCGGATTCATCCGGCTCGGATTGAAGAGATGGTTGAAAAGGCTCGAAAAGAAATGGACGAACACATTCGGGAAGTTGGAGAACAAACGGTCTTTGACCTAGGTCTTCATAATATTCATCCTGATCTAATTAAAATAATTGGACGAATGAATTACCGAACAAGTTACGGACAAAATGTCTTAGTACATTCGATTGAAGTTGCAAAACTAACTGGCTTGTTGGCAGCTGAGTTAGGTGAAGATATTACGCTTGCTAAGCGCGCAGGATTATTACACGATATTGGTAAGGCGATTGATCATGAGGTGGATGGATCACACGTGGAGTTAGGGGTTGAATTAACAACTAAGTATCACGAACGTCCGACTGTTGTGAATGCAATTGCATCACATCATGGGGATGTTGAACCGGAGTCAATTATTGCAGTCTTAGTAGCTGCATCAGATTCGATTTCGGCGGCACGTCCAGGTGCTCGTTCCGAGTCATTAGAAAATTACGTTCAACGTTTGCAACAACTTGAAGGAATTGCAAATGGATTTAATGGGGTTCAAAAGACCTTTGCAATCCAAGCTGGACGTGAGATTCGAGTGATGGTGGAACCAGCAGCAATTTCAGACGTGGAAGCGACTGTCCTTGCGCGTGACATTAAGAACCAAATTGAGCATGATCTTGATTATCCGGGACACATTAAGGTTACGGTTATTCGAGAATCTCGTGCGATTGAATATGCCAAGTAA
- a CDS encoding DMT family transporter: protein MTWVYLILGGLFEVVWATTMKLSQGFSNLGYSLLTIMGMIFSFGFLALAVKHLPLSIGYPVWTGIGAVGSILVGLFLFKDQINPLTWFFIALLIIGIIGIKVTSGH from the coding sequence ATGACGTGGGTATATTTAATTTTAGGCGGATTATTTGAAGTGGTATGGGCGACCACAATGAAATTAAGCCAAGGCTTTTCAAACTTGGGGTATAGTTTACTGACTATAATGGGGATGATTTTTAGTTTTGGTTTTCTAGCTCTTGCAGTGAAGCATCTTCCTCTCAGTATTGGATATCCTGTTTGGACTGGAATTGGGGCAGTTGGATCAATTTTGGTAGGATTATTTTTATTTAAAGATCAGATTAATCCGTTAACCTGGTTTTTTATCGCATTACTGATTATTGGAATAATTGGAATTAAAGTCACAAGTGGGCATTAA
- a CDS encoding penicillin-binding transpeptidase domain-containing protein: protein MKNKKSWLIGISIALIVLIAGSGAFYYYNQTQSSQARQFAREYTKNFAQKKYSQLLKNTDKNSLKAYGLTDKDPSAKIEKSFDYLGIKNIKVSDVKTNYKGGNRFQMTYNVDLKTPAGMIKNQRYVVNFKINKKQATVIYNSNLILPGLAKDDHLNIAKDGGQRGQILDRNGKVLAGTKITKELKTVPQYFLNEDGSINQDQVDEVAKKYNATSDEITKGINAYSNHPDWAYTVKSLGDDDYQKDDDGDGASVQSSYEREYPLGAAASLLIGYTSTATSDDVAKDATLSGNDIVGRAGLEKAYDKQLRGKETIKYQILNQKGEAKKTLLYQKFEKGQDIKLTIDSDVQKATYDGFNDVPGSAVIQAPKTGDLLAVVSTPSYDPTTLTSNNNADYPFMARFAKGYAPASTFKQVSAAIGLSKGTLNPDEVIKIEGTKWTPYNVTRVNSDTEVNLKTALQHSDNVYFAQQMLKVGRDTFQSELTDKFTFGRDYKLPITMKVASFSNTGKLEDNKQLADSAYGQAQMSVNPIEMVTMFNFLDNDGNIVMPKLIKDDKKPVVIKDAAKSDDVKTILDDEVGIVSDEDGYAHNLYNEGYNLAAKTGTAETGNNNQNALVSIHDLQNNKFTGIFVVENSVVNGENKNPQADDVAKNAVDYLENTFVNQ from the coding sequence ATGAAAAACAAAAAAAGTTGGCTGATAGGTATTAGCATTGCATTAATAGTACTGATCGCAGGATCAGGAGCATTCTATTATTATAATCAGACCCAATCCAGCCAAGCTAGACAGTTCGCACGTGAATATACGAAAAATTTTGCGCAGAAAAAGTATAGCCAGTTATTGAAAAATACTGATAAAAATAGTTTGAAAGCATATGGTCTAACAGATAAAGATCCGTCAGCCAAAATAGAAAAAAGTTTTGATTATTTAGGTATTAAAAATATTAAAGTCAGTGATGTTAAGACAAATTATAAGGGTGGAAATCGTTTCCAAATGACTTATAATGTTGATTTGAAGACGCCAGCTGGAATGATTAAGAATCAGCGTTATGTTGTCAATTTTAAAATTAATAAAAAGCAAGCTACTGTGATTTATAATAGTAATTTGATTTTGCCAGGTTTGGCGAAAGATGATCATCTAAATATTGCCAAAGATGGTGGGCAACGTGGCCAAATTTTGGATCGAAATGGTAAAGTTTTGGCGGGTACTAAAATTACCAAAGAATTAAAAACTGTACCACAATACTTTTTGAATGAAGATGGTTCAATTAATCAAGATCAAGTTGACGAAGTTGCTAAGAAATACAATGCCACTTCAGATGAAATTACTAAAGGTATTAATGCTTATAGTAATCATCCAGATTGGGCCTATACAGTTAAAAGCCTTGGTGACGATGATTATCAAAAAGATGACGATGGTGATGGTGCATCAGTTCAATCAAGTTATGAACGAGAGTATCCTTTGGGCGCTGCAGCTAGTCTCTTGATTGGATACACAAGCACGGCTACGTCCGATGATGTTGCAAAGGATGCTACTTTAAGTGGCAATGATATTGTAGGACGTGCTGGTTTAGAAAAAGCTTATGACAAACAATTGCGCGGAAAAGAAACTATTAAATATCAAATTTTGAATCAAAAAGGTGAAGCAAAAAAGACTTTACTTTATCAAAAGTTTGAAAAAGGGCAAGATATTAAGTTAACAATTGATTCAGATGTTCAAAAGGCAACTTATGATGGATTTAATGATGTACCTGGTTCAGCAGTGATTCAGGCACCGAAAACTGGAGATTTACTAGCAGTTGTTTCAACTCCGTCATATGATCCAACAACTTTAACTTCTAATAATAATGCTGATTATCCATTTATGGCCCGTTTTGCCAAGGGTTACGCACCAGCATCAACCTTTAAACAGGTGTCGGCAGCCATTGGACTAAGCAAGGGAACTTTGAATCCTGATGAAGTTATTAAAATTGAGGGGACTAAGTGGACGCCATATAATGTTACCCGGGTGAATAGTGATACTGAGGTTAACTTGAAAACTGCTTTGCAACATTCTGATAATGTTTATTTTGCACAACAAATGTTGAAGGTTGGTCGAGATACATTCCAATCAGAATTGACGGACAAATTCACTTTTGGTCGAGATTATAAGTTACCAATTACGATGAAGGTAGCTTCCTTTAGTAATACTGGTAAGTTAGAAGATAATAAACAATTAGCCGATAGTGCTTATGGTCAGGCGCAAATGTCAGTTAATCCAATTGAGATGGTCACTATGTTTAATTTCTTAGATAATGATGGTAACATCGTAATGCCAAAATTAATTAAGGATGATAAAAAGCCGGTCGTAATTAAAGATGCAGCCAAATCTGATGATGTAAAAACAATTCTTGATGACGAAGTCGGAATTGTTTCTGATGAAGATGGTTATGCTCATAATCTTTATAATGAAGGGTATAATTTAGCTGCCAAAACTGGAACTGCAGAAACAGGTAATAATAACCAAAACGCATTAGTTTCAATTCACGACCTGCAAAATAATAAATTTACGGGAATATTTGTAGTTGAAAATTCAGTGGTAAATGGTGAAAATAAGAACCCACAAGCAGATGATGTTGCTAAGAATGCGGTAGATTATTTAGAAAATACCTTTGTTAATCAGTAA
- a CDS encoding nucleobase:cation symporter-2 family protein encodes MDQVSKPNFLQSTILGLQHVLAMYAGGILVPLLIGAALHFTPQQMTYLISVDIFMTGIGTLLQLKSTRLTGIAMPVVLGSAIQSVSPLISIGGTLGIGAMYGATISAGIFVFLIAGLFAKLREFFPPVVTGSLITVIGLSLIPVAVTKIGGGDIAAKSFGNMTDLSIAAVTIIVTIILNIFTRGFLKSIAILLGIIGGTIYAGLIGQVSIQAVSDASWVHLPMPFFMGVPTFDASAIITMIIIALTSMIESTGVYFAIADITGTKLTEKRMARGYRAEGLAVILSGIFNTFPYSTFSQNVGVVRLSGVRSKKPIYSAAVILIIIGMLPKFGALATIIPDPVLGGAMLILFGTIGVQGTTIMRAVDFGIERNLMIAALSIASGIGISAYPQLFQHMPTMINILIQNAVVVTAILAVGLNIILPGREKKFLE; translated from the coding sequence ATGGATCAGGTAAGTAAGCCGAATTTTTTACAATCAACTATTCTTGGGCTTCAGCATGTTTTAGCCATGTATGCTGGCGGTATTTTAGTCCCATTATTAATTGGGGCCGCGCTGCATTTTACCCCACAGCAGATGACCTATTTGATTTCAGTTGATATTTTTATGACAGGTATTGGAACGTTGTTACAACTTAAATCGACGCGCTTGACTGGAATTGCGATGCCTGTGGTTTTAGGGTCAGCCATTCAATCAGTTTCACCATTGATTAGCATTGGCGGTACTTTGGGGATTGGGGCCATGTATGGAGCAACTATTTCAGCGGGAATTTTCGTATTCTTAATTGCAGGATTATTTGCAAAATTAAGAGAATTTTTCCCACCTGTGGTCACGGGATCTTTAATTACGGTAATTGGTTTGTCATTGATTCCAGTGGCGGTTACTAAAATTGGTGGTGGTGATATTGCGGCGAAAAGTTTTGGAAACATGACTGATCTATCAATCGCTGCAGTCACAATTATTGTGACCATTATTCTAAATATCTTTACTCGTGGATTTTTGAAATCGATCGCGATCTTATTAGGAATTATCGGTGGAACGATTTATGCGGGATTAATTGGGCAAGTATCGATTCAAGCTGTATCCGATGCATCTTGGGTTCACTTACCCATGCCATTCTTTATGGGAGTTCCAACTTTTGATGCTTCAGCGATTATTACGATGATTATTATTGCATTAACATCAATGATTGAATCAACGGGGGTGTATTTTGCCATTGCTGACATTACGGGAACGAAGTTAACTGAAAAACGTATGGCACGTGGTTATCGGGCAGAAGGGTTAGCAGTTATTTTGTCAGGAATATTTAATACTTTTCCATATTCAACATTTTCGCAAAATGTTGGAGTTGTACGCCTTTCAGGAGTGCGTTCAAAAAAGCCAATTTATTCAGCCGCTGTTATTTTAATTATTATTGGAATGTTACCCAAATTTGGGGCACTAGCTACCATTATTCCAGATCCTGTTTTAGGCGGAGCGATGTTGATTCTCTTTGGAACTATTGGAGTGCAAGGAACAACGATCATGCGTGCAGTGGATTTCGGAATTGAGCGTAATTTGATGATTGCTGCTTTGTCTATTGCATCTGGGATTGGAATTTCTGCTTATCCACAATTGTTTCAACATATGCCTACAATGATTAATATTTTGATTCAAAATGCAGTTGTGGTGACAGCAATCTTAGCTGTCGGGTTGAATATTATTTTACCTGGACGAGAGAAAAAATTTTTAGAATAA
- a CDS encoding GNAT family N-acetyltransferase codes for MSVKIGSDEHITGIFRLITELEQNEFNFNQFKNEIKKQYNNDNYCCLIYEFENKVVGMINLRLEYQLHHGNKIAEILEFIISDKYRNMGFGTELFNEACEYALNNNCVEIEVASNVVRVKAHQFYENKGMSRTHFRFNKKISL; via the coding sequence ATGTCAGTTAAAATTGGTAGTGATGAGCATATAACAGGAATATTTAGATTGATTACAGAATTAGAACAGAATGAATTTAATTTTAATCAATTTAAAAATGAAATAAAAAAACAATATAATAATGATAATTATTGTTGTCTGATTTATGAATTTGAAAATAAGGTAGTAGGTATGATCAATCTTAGATTGGAATATCAATTACATCATGGAAATAAAATAGCAGAAATATTGGAATTTATCATATCAGATAAATATAGAAATATGGGATTTGGTACAGAGTTATTCAATGAAGCTTGTGAATATGCTCTAAATAACAATTGTGTTGAAATAGAAGTGGCTAGTAATGTAGTAAGAGTTAAAGCTCACCAATTTTATGAAAATAAGGGAATGAGTAGAACTCACTTTAGGTTTAATAAAAAAATATCTTTATAA
- a CDS encoding NUDIX hydrolase N-terminal domain-containing protein, which translates to MVNFDELKRVRRILTIARTGLAYTKDTFDRERLREIEKISISLLAQISHYTIDEIKQQIILEPGYITPKIDVRVFIQNDQQKVLLVQDIKTKQWSLPGGFAEVGMSPIENAQREVLEETGVNAEIINLKGVFDTDQSKLGKQLTQYYKLIFEGKIIDEGTFKSNYETSDVCYFSLDQLPELSLPRTTAEQIFKISEMIKRNRVYIE; encoded by the coding sequence ATGGTGAATTTCGATGAATTGAAGCGAGTCAGACGCATTTTAACAATTGCTCGAACTGGGTTAGCTTATACAAAAGACACATTTGATCGGGAACGATTGCGTGAAATTGAGAAAATTTCTATCAGTCTTTTAGCACAAATAAGTCATTATACAATTGATGAAATTAAACAACAGATCATTCTAGAACCGGGATATATTACGCCAAAGATTGATGTGCGTGTCTTTATTCAAAACGATCAACAAAAAGTTTTATTAGTTCAAGACATCAAGACTAAGCAGTGGTCCTTGCCAGGAGGCTTTGCTGAGGTTGGTATGTCACCCATTGAAAATGCGCAACGTGAAGTACTAGAAGAAACGGGGGTTAATGCTGAAATTATTAATTTAAAAGGTGTTTTTGATACTGATCAGTCCAAATTAGGTAAACAATTGACACAATATTATAAATTAATTTTTGAAGGTAAAATTATTGATGAGGGGACTTTTAAATCTAATTATGAAACATCTGATGTTTGTTATTTTTCCTTGGATCAATTACCTGAATTGTCTCTACCAAGAACTACTGCAGAACAAATATTTAAAATTAGTGAAATGATTAAGAGAAATCGTGTTTATATTGAATAA
- a CDS encoding GNAT family N-acetyltransferase, which yields MERKIKPVYLTDVKSLQQLSRETFAETFGPYNSAEDMERYLATAYQLDQLRYEIEDGQSQFFFIYLDEHLAGYLKLNFGDAQSEISDEDSMEIERIYVKQNFHKLALGKNLMQHALNIARQAVKKYVWLGVWENNQRALKFYEGQGFVPFSEHVFDLGSSSQRDLLLKYNLKGVK from the coding sequence ATGGAACGAAAAATTAAACCAGTTTATTTAACAGATGTTAAATCTTTACAACAGCTTAGTCGAGAAACATTTGCTGAAACGTTTGGCCCATATAATTCTGCTGAAGACATGGAACGTTATCTAGCGACGGCATATCAGTTAGATCAGTTGCGGTATGAAATTGAAGATGGACAAAGTCAGTTTTTCTTTATTTATTTAGATGAGCACTTAGCAGGCTATTTAAAATTGAATTTTGGCGATGCTCAGTCGGAGATTAGTGATGAAGATAGCATGGAAATTGAACGAATTTACGTAAAACAAAATTTTCATAAACTTGCTTTGGGTAAAAATTTAATGCAACATGCTTTGAATATTGCACGTCAAGCTGTTAAAAAATATGTATGGCTAGGAGTTTGGGAAAATAATCAACGAGCGTTAAAGTTTTATGAAGGACAAGGCTTTGTCCCGTTTAGTGAACATGTCTTTGATTTAGGTAGCAGTTCGCAACGCGATCTTCTACTAAAATATAATTTAAAGGGAGTTAAATAA
- a CDS encoding copper-exporting ATPase: MNFKYLRYIIIAIILALLTGIASPILINNAQTMNIDPSYIYGTVMGVGMLFWVLLGTSMVRYIRQANKNIVNSWRWALGALVSLGVSCLVAMAMYKGSAQTWLVLPLALVGVSLLLGSLLIFQPINLDQENQKDQKNNHKMNLMMTLVATIGFALGTMTSGLMVGLMILTTILLIADPQWPVILVRYQRQLLQDRLRENGITVNDWTILNRLPKIKSILLEKSGVLTESVAIVYSVKSVDDRYSDNDVIGIAAGLLQNFASPLSSGFAQYTAGKGIEASEVSEPEKIALIGVSGVIHQELFAVISAREALKNYAVSPEVLANYQSIGNSVSYIVDGIQVIGIINYGTPLKHSLLEIDRMLVKRGIRTQVISADALGSVHGLKELFKSASYVKAGLSPKDKHDMQIAALKDENSMFITNQQIPNGLPKRILMEVGDSLPIADAQLKDLEQLGPLFRSTDQLDHINKNHLRWMNIIILVLILIGLLLGLALGNWIILAPLIAAVIRLVAMFTLMYQMRN, from the coding sequence ATGAATTTTAAATATTTGCGATATATAATTATCGCCATTATATTAGCACTATTAACTGGTATTGCCTCGCCAATTTTGATTAATAACGCACAAACTATGAACATCGATCCAAGCTATATTTATGGGACTGTCATGGGGGTGGGGATGCTCTTTTGGGTCCTTTTAGGAACTAGTATGGTTCGTTATATCCGCCAAGCTAATAAGAATATTGTTAATTCATGGCGTTGGGCGTTGGGCGCTTTAGTGAGCTTGGGTGTGTCGTGCTTAGTGGCGATGGCCATGTACAAAGGATCGGCGCAAACTTGGCTTGTTTTACCACTTGCTTTAGTGGGAGTATCACTTTTGCTAGGATCGTTGTTAATCTTTCAACCTATTAATTTGGATCAAGAAAATCAAAAAGATCAAAAAAATAATCACAAAATGAATCTAATGATGACCTTAGTGGCTACTATTGGATTTGCTTTGGGAACAATGACGTCAGGATTAATGGTCGGATTAATGATCTTGACAACGATTTTACTGATTGCTGATCCACAATGGCCAGTTATTTTGGTCCGCTATCAAAGACAACTATTACAAGATCGTTTACGCGAAAATGGTATTACAGTTAATGATTGGACTATCTTAAACCGGTTGCCAAAGATTAAAAGTATTTTATTAGAAAAGTCCGGCGTTTTAACAGAATCAGTCGCTATTGTTTATTCGGTTAAAAGTGTTGATGATCGTTATAGTGATAATGATGTGATTGGAATTGCAGCTGGCTTATTACAAAATTTTGCTAGTCCGTTATCAAGTGGTTTTGCACAATACACTGCTGGTAAAGGAATCGAAGCCAGTGAAGTTTCAGAACCAGAAAAAATTGCATTAATTGGAGTTTCTGGAGTGATTCATCAAGAACTTTTTGCGGTTATTTCAGCAAGAGAAGCCTTAAAAAACTATGCTGTGAGTCCAGAAGTCTTGGCAAATTATCAATCAATAGGTAATTCTGTTTCATATATTGTTGATGGGATTCAGGTTATCGGAATTATTAATTATGGTACACCATTAAAGCATTCATTATTAGAAATAGATCGGATGTTAGTTAAACGTGGAATTCGAACGCAAGTTATTTCTGCTGATGCATTAGGATCAGTGCATGGCTTAAAAGAATTATTCAAAAGTGCTAGTTATGTCAAAGCTGGTTTAAGCCCTAAAGATAAGCATGATATGCAAATTGCGGCTTTAAAAGATGAAAATTCAATGTTTATTACTAATCAACAAATTCCCAATGGGTTACCAAAAAGAATTTTGATGGAAGTTGGAGATAGTCTTCCAATTGCAGATGCGCAATTGAAAGACCTAGAGCAATTGGGACCACTTTTCCGTTCTACTGATCAATTGGATCATATTAATAAGAATCATTTACGTTGGATGAATATTATTATATTGGTCCTAATTTTAATAGGATTATTATTAGGATTAGCTTTAGGTAACTGGATTATTTTGGCACCACTAATTGCAGCTGTTATTCGCTTGGTGGCAATGTTTACTCTAATGTATCAAATGAGAAACTAA